TGCAAGGCCGAGCCGGCGGCGCAGCCATCCGCGCTCTCCGCTCACGACACGCAAGCGCACCTTGTCGCCAAAGCGATTGCGCAGCGTGCCGCGCAGATCGCCGATGCCGTCGACCAGCCCGAATTCGAGTGCGCGCCGACCGGTCCAGAATTCGCCGTTGAAGAGCGCATCTTCGCTCGCCTTCAGCTTGTTGGCTCGCCGGGTGCGCACCTGTGTCTTGAAGGCTTCGTGCAGCTCATGCTGCAACGCCTTGAGACGCTCGATGTCATCGGGATCTTCGGCGAGAAAGGGATCGAGCATCGCCTTGCGCTCGCCGGCCGTGTAAAGCCGGCGACGAATGCCCAGCCGTTTGATCAAGTCTTGAAAGCCGAAGCCCGTCGAGATCACCCCAATCGAGCCGACGATCGAGGTTTCCGCCGCGTAGATTTCATCGGCGGCGCACGCAAGCCAATAACCGCCCGATGCGGCGACGTCCTCAACGAACGCGAAGACAGGCACATTCTTCTCGGCGGCAAGTTGGCGAATGCGGCCGGCGATCAGCAAGGATTGCGACGCCGAGCCGCCGGGGGAATTGATTGCGAGTGCGACGGCGGAGAGCGGCTTGATCTTGAATGCGCGCTCGAGCACACCTGCAACGCCCGCGATATTGAGGCCCCCGCGCAAGGGGCCGAGGGGGCCGATCACGCCGAAGAGACGCACGACGGAAACCTGGGGCAGGGCCGGCCGCAGCGCGGGGATCGGCAATCGATCAAGGAACGCCGTAAGGCTCATGTCATCAGGATAGGGTGCTCGAAATGACTTGCCAACCGCTTCAGAGATCGAGGGGGGCGCCTTGACGGAGGACGGCCTCGGCCGCCGGCGTATAGGCGCCGTCAGCGCCGTGCAGCACCAATCCCGCGGCGAGCCGCGTCGGCGAGGCGACGCCCTTGCGCGCACGCACGATGACACGCTTGGCCGGCCGCCCATCCGCCATCGGCCACAGCGGAAAAACGACGATTTCACCCGACTTGCGATGAAGTGCCGCCAGCAGCGCATCGAGCCGGTCGGCGCGGTGAATGATCGTAACGCTGCCTTTGTCCTTCACCATGGTCAAGCAAAAGGCAATCCATGCGCCGAGGCCGGCGGCACCCTCCACGTTTGCCGCGGCCTTGCCGGGGTCGGCCGGAATCGACGCCCGGGCTGGCTCGAGATAGGGCGGGTTCGCCATCACGTGATCGAAGCTTCCGGGTGCAAGTCGGGGCGGAGGCCGGAGCAGGTCGCCCTCCATGACCGTTACGCGATCCGTCATTCCGTTGAGGCCTGCGTTTTCGTTGGCCAGCCGGACAAGGGAGCGTTGCGACTCGAGCCCTGAAACCCGCGCGCCCGCGACCCGGGCAGCGAGGCAAAGTGCTGCCGCCGCCACACCGGCACCCGCGTCGAGGACATGATCGCCCGCCGCCGCCGGCACCGCCGCAGCAAGCAGGACCGGGTCGATTGCCACACGGTAGCCGCTCGCTTGCTGGATCAAGCGAACGCCGCCGCCAAGCAGTCCGTCTTCGGTGGTGCTGCCCTCAGTCATCTTCCAGCGGCACGCCGGCTCGCTCGAGTATGCGCGTAGCACGGGCATGATCCTCGTCGGACACCATGAGCCGGCGGCGAATCGCGCCGATGCTACCCTCGAGGACGCTCATATTTTGGTCGAGCACGAAGGACTCGATGTGCTCTTCGGCAAGAACTGCCGACACGTAAGAGAGGCGCACCGGATCATTCGTCCGAATAAGCTCCTTCATCGCACCGACTCCCTCGTTTTCGCCATTTGCGAACTGAGCGGCATATCAGCCCAGCGCCCATGTCTTTTATTAGCGACTGCCTTTACAGAAAACGCAATACGCTCCTTGACCGCGACGGTTGGCGCTTTATGCTCGCGGCAGAGGTGATCGCCGTCAAGCGGGACGGGAAGCAGGTGGCCATTATCGTCAATCTCGAAGAAGGTCGGGAAAAAGCGCCGGACGCCGCGTTTACCCGGCTTCAGGGACTCGTTGCCGAGGATTTGCGCCTCGTCAACGAAGTGATCGTTCAGCGCATGGACAGCCCCGTGGCGCTCATCCCGCAATTGGCCGGTCATATCGTCGCGGCGGGTGGCAAACGTTTGAGGCCAATCCTCACGCTTGCCTCAGCCAAGTTGTGCGGATACCAGGGCAACCGCCACGTGCGGCTTGCGGCTTGCGTCGAATTCATTCACACGGCGACCCTCCTCCATGACGATGTCGTCGACGAAAGCGATCTTCGGCGCGGACTCAAGACCGCGAATGCGCTGTGGGGTAACAAGGCGAGCGTGCTCGTCGGTGATTTTCTGTTCAGCCGGGCGTTCCAGCTCATGGTTGAAGATAGCTCGCTCGAGGTGCTCAGAATCCTCTCGAACGCGTCCGCCGTGATCGCCGAGGGCGAAGTGCACCAGCTTATCACCGCAAACGACACGGAAACGAGCGAGACCGCCTATCTCGACGTGATCCGCGCCAAGACGGCGTGCCTTTTCGCCGCCGCATGCGAGATCGGTGCGGTCGTAGCAGAACGCCCGAAGGTCGAGGCCGAGGCGCTCGAAGGCTACGGTCTCAATTTGGGAATCGCCTTCCAGTTGATCGATGACGTGCTCGACTTTGCAGCGCGCCGCGACACGCTCGGCAAGAACATCGGCGACGATTTCCGCGATGGCAAGATCACTTTGCCGATCGTGCTCGCTTTCAGGCGCGGCAGCGAAGCCGAGCGATCGTTCTGGCGCCGAACGCTCGAGGATCTCGACCAGCGCGAGGGCGATCTCGAGCAGGCCATCCAATTCATGGAAAAACACGGCTCGCTGCGGGATACGGTCGCGCGCGCGCGGCATTACGGCGCCATTGCGCGGGACGCCCTCGGTATCTTTCCGGAAACGATCGAGAAGCGCTCTCTTCTCGACCTCATCGACTTTTGCATTCAGCGCGCCTACTGAGCCGGTATCGTGGCGGTGCATTCACGAGCACGTGTCGCCGCTATCTTGGCCGCGATCGTGGCGCTGCTGCCCGCAAGTGGCTTCGCGGCACAACCGAGTACGGCGGGCATCGACGGCCGCGTCCTTGGTCTCGAGTGGGCGCTACCCTTCGCCGGATTGTTGCTTTCGATTGCGTTCCTTCCCCTCGCAGCAAAGCACTTCTGGCATCGTCATCACGGCAAGGTCTCGGCCGCATGGGCCGTCATACTCCTTGTTCCCTTCACCCTCCATGTCGGCATTTCGGGCACGGTGGCCGCGGTTGCGCACACGCTACTGCTCGAATATGTCCCGTTTGTCGTCCTGCTCTTAGCACTCTTTACGGTCGCAGGTGGGGTTCGCATCGCCGGCTCGCTTTCCGACAGCCCCGCATCCAACACGGCTGTCCTCGCCTTCGGAACGGTCCTTGCCAGCATCGTCGGAACGACCGGTGCTGCCGTCTTGCTCGTCAGGCCGCTGATCTCAGCCAATCGCGCCCGTTCCCGTAAGACCCACATATTCGTTTTCTTCCTGTTTCTCGTGTGCAATATCGGGGGAGCCTTGACTCCCCTCGGCGACCCGCCACTTTTTCTCGGATTTCTTGCGGGCGTTTCGTTCTTCTGGCCGACCGTCCATCTCTTGGCGCCGACGCTCGTCCTGAGTGGAACCCTCCTCGCATTATTTTTCCTGCTCGAAAGACACCTCTATCGCCGGGAAGCATCAAAGGCAGAAAACGATGGCGTGAGGCCGATACGCCTCGAAGGCAAGCGCAATCTCGTGCTCCTCGCAGGCGTCATCGGCGCTGTGCTGATGAGCGGGATATGGCACCCCGGAATAAACTTGGACGTGCTCGGCACCCATCTCGGACTCGAGATGGTCCTTCGCGACGTGATCCTCGTGGCGCTCACGGTGGTCTCGCTCAGGATCACACATGCGACGATCCATCAAGCGAACGGGTTTTCATGGTTTCCGATCCTCGAAGTCGCGAAGCTCTTTGCCGGCCTCTTCATCACGATTATTCCGGCGATTGCGATCCTTCGCGCGGGGATCGGAGGTGTTCTCGGTGGCTGGATCGACCTCGTCACCGACCCTGACGGCCAGCCGATACCGGCGATGTATTTCTGGATGACGGGGCTGCTGTCGACCGTGCTCGACAATGCGCCAACCTATCTCATGTTCTTCAACATGGCGGGCGGGGACGCGGAGCAACTCATGGGTCCCCTCGCTGCAACGCTTGCGGCAATCTCGGCGGGTGCCGTGTTCATGGGGGCGAACACCTATGTGGGCAATGCGCCCAATTTCATGGTGAAATCGATCTGCGAGCAATACGGCATACGGATGCCGAGTTTTTTCGGCTATATGCTGTGGTCCCTCGGCATCCTGACGCCGCTTTACATCGTGCTGACCTTTCTCTTCTTCCGTTGACCATCCGGGCCAGAGCACAATATCGCGACGAGAGATTCACAGCGCGGGAGCGGCCGGATTGTCGAGCTTCTTGGGTGAAACGACCGGGAGCGGCTATTCCTCCGGCACGCCGAGGACGCGAAAGAATTCCTCGAGTTGCGGGCTTATGGGCAAGTCCAAGAGTTCGCCGGTCGGCAACCGCTTCTGGAACCATTTGTTGTAGAGATCCACGATTTCGCGGTTTTCGGCGAGGCGCCTGAACGTCCGGTCGACGACGGCGGCGAAATCGGGATCGTCCTTGCGGAACATCAGGCCGTAGGGATCGTAAGAGAGATACTCACCGACGACGTGAAAATCGGCGCCATTCTTCGCCGTCGCGATCAGCCCGTAGAGAAGCACGTCATCTGTCGCGAACGCATCGGCCGTACCCGAGGCGACCATATTGAACGATTGGTCGTGGTCCGCCGCCGTCACGATCTTGATATCGATCTTTTGTTTCTCGACGATGGCGCGCAGGGCCGCTTCGTTCGTGGTGCCCGAAGTCACCACGACTGTCTTACCACCGAGGTCCCGATAGGACTGAATGCCGGACGATTTCCTGACCAGCAACTTGGTGCCCGCGACGAAGAACACGGGCGAGAACGCGACCTGTTTCTGGCGCGTGAAATTGCTCGTCGTCGAGCCGCATTCGATATCGATCCCGCCGCTCAAGAGCGTCGGTATCCTGTTCTCCGCGGTGACGAGCTTGTAGCTGACGCCGACGGGTTGCCCAAGCTCCTCGGCGATCTCATCGACGATCTCCTTGCAGAGGTCTATGGAATAGCCGATCGGCTGGCGGCGCAGATTCAAATAGGAGAACGGGATCGAGCTGCCGCGATACCCGATCGTGAGCACCCCGCTTTCCTTCGCCTTCTTGAGCGTGCCCGTCAGTTCCTGGGCGTGCGCCGCGAATGCGAGGCCGAGCGACAAGCCGACGACGAGTGCAAGCGCGAGGCCGGCCGCCCTGCGCGCACGTGGGCGAGCGTCAGGGGAGTGGTCGGGCACGGTAATTTCCTTCGCCATCGCCGCGGCACCCTTTATGCGGGCTTCGGCCTCAGTCTGCGCGCATCGGCCTCAAGTGCATGTTCCTCCCGTTCCCACTTCGAGATCACGGCCGTCGCCAGGCTGTTGCCGATGACGTTTGTCGCCGAGCGCCCCATGTCGAGGAACTGGTCGATGCCGATGACGAGCAAGAGGCCAGCCTCCGGAATGTTGAAGGTCGCCATGGTTGCGGCGATCACGACCAACGAAGCTCGCGGCACGCCGGCCATCCCCTTGCTGGTCAGCATGAAGAACAGAAGCATCGTGATCTGTTGGCCGAGCGTAAGGTTGATGTTGTAGGCCTGGGCGATAAAGAGGGCCGCGAACGTGCAATACATCATGGAACCGTCGAGATTGAAGGAATAACCCATCGGCAGGACGAAACTGATGATCTTGCGGCTGACGGGGTATTTCTCGAGCTGCTCCATCGTCTTGGGATAGGCGGCTTCGCTGCTTGCCGTGCTGAACGCAAGGAGGAACGGCTCTTTGACGAGACCGATCAGCCGGAAAATGCCCGCGTTCAGGAAGAGGAACCCGACTAGGACGAGTGCGAGCCACAGCACAGCAAGGCTCAAGTAAAAATAAACGATGAATTTGCCGTAGACGACGAGTATGCCGAGGCCCTGGGTCGCGATCGTCGCGGCCATGGCGGCAAACACGGCGATCGGCGCCAAGCCCATCACGTAGCCGGTGATCTTGAGCACGATGTGCGATAGTTCCTCCACACCCTCGACAAACAGCTTCGCCTTCTCGCCCAATGCCGCTGCGGCCACGCCGAACAGAAGCGAGAAGACGACGATTTGCAGGATCTCGTTGTTCGCCATCGCCTCGAATACGCTGCGCGGCACGAGGTGCACGATGAACTCCTTGAAGGAGAGCGAGGCGACCTTGAGGTTCGTTGCCGCGTTGACGTCG
This portion of the Alphaproteobacteria bacterium genome encodes:
- a CDS encoding S49 family peptidase; this translates as MSLTAFLDRLPIPALRPALPQVSVVRLFGVIGPLGPLRGGLNIAGVAGVLERAFKIKPLSAVALAINSPGGSASQSLLIAGRIRQLAAEKNVPVFAFVEDVAASGGYWLACAADEIYAAETSIVGSIGVISTGFGFQDLIKRLGIRRRLYTAGERKAMLDPFLAEDPDDIERLKALQHELHEAFKTQVRTRRANKLKASEDALFNGEFWTGRRALEFGLVDGIGDLRGTLRNRFGDKVRLRVVSGERGWLRRRLGLATVDAPAFAWPADWAPELIASLEARALWSRFGL
- a CDS encoding methyltransferase yields the protein MLRAYSSEPACRWKMTEGSTTEDGLLGGGVRLIQQASGYRVAIDPVLLAAAVPAAAGDHVLDAGAGVAAAALCLAARVAGARVSGLESQRSLVRLANENAGLNGMTDRVTVMEGDLLRPPPRLAPGSFDHVMANPPYLEPARASIPADPGKAAANVEGAAGLGAWIAFCLTMVKDKGSVTIIHRADRLDALLAALHRKSGEIVVFPLWPMADGRPAKRVIVRARKGVASPTRLAAGLVLHGADGAYTPAAEAVLRQGAPLDL
- a CDS encoding DUF2007 domain-containing protein; the encoded protein is MKELIRTNDPVRLSYVSAVLAEEHIESFVLDQNMSVLEGSIGAIRRRLMVSDEDHARATRILERAGVPLEDD
- a CDS encoding polyprenyl synthetase family protein, which encodes MAIIVNLEEGREKAPDAAFTRLQGLVAEDLRLVNEVIVQRMDSPVALIPQLAGHIVAAGGKRLRPILTLASAKLCGYQGNRHVRLAACVEFIHTATLLHDDVVDESDLRRGLKTANALWGNKASVLVGDFLFSRAFQLMVEDSSLEVLRILSNASAVIAEGEVHQLITANDTETSETAYLDVIRAKTACLFAAACEIGAVVAERPKVEAEALEGYGLNLGIAFQLIDDVLDFAARRDTLGKNIGDDFRDGKITLPIVLAFRRGSEAERSFWRRTLEDLDQREGDLEQAIQFMEKHGSLRDTVARARHYGAIARDALGIFPETIEKRSLLDLIDFCIQRAY
- a CDS encoding sodium:proton antiporter yields the protein MAVHSRARVAAILAAIVALLPASGFAAQPSTAGIDGRVLGLEWALPFAGLLLSIAFLPLAAKHFWHRHHGKVSAAWAVILLVPFTLHVGISGTVAAVAHTLLLEYVPFVVLLLALFTVAGGVRIAGSLSDSPASNTAVLAFGTVLASIVGTTGAAVLLVRPLISANRARSRKTHIFVFFLFLVCNIGGALTPLGDPPLFLGFLAGVSFFWPTVHLLAPTLVLSGTLLALFFLLERHLYRREASKAENDGVRPIRLEGKRNLVLLAGVIGAVLMSGIWHPGINLDVLGTHLGLEMVLRDVILVALTVVSLRITHATIHQANGFSWFPILEVAKLFAGLFITIIPAIAILRAGIGGVLGGWIDLVTDPDGQPIPAMYFWMTGLLSTVLDNAPTYLMFFNMAGGDAEQLMGPLAATLAAISAGAVFMGANTYVGNAPNFMVKSICEQYGIRMPSFFGYMLWSLGILTPLYIVLTFLFFR
- a CDS encoding amino acid ABC transporter substrate-binding protein, which codes for MAKEITVPDHSPDARPRARRAAGLALALVVGLSLGLAFAAHAQELTGTLKKAKESGVLTIGYRGSSIPFSYLNLRRQPIGYSIDLCKEIVDEIAEELGQPVGVSYKLVTAENRIPTLLSGGIDIECGSTTSNFTRQKQVAFSPVFFVAGTKLLVRKSSGIQSYRDLGGKTVVVTSGTTNEAALRAIVEKQKIDIKIVTAADHDQSFNMVASGTADAFATDDVLLYGLIATAKNGADFHVVGEYLSYDPYGLMFRKDDPDFAAVVDRTFRRLAENREIVDLYNKWFQKRLPTGELLDLPISPQLEEFFRVLGVPEE
- a CDS encoding dicarboxylate/amino acid:cation symporter; translated protein: MRSQRLTIVIMIGMVLGILVGYMCNVLWPDPQTAKEIAGYIGLFTDIFLRLIKMIIAPLVFSTLVVGVAHMGDTKTIGRIGAKALGWFVAASLVSLLIGLVMVNMLRPGDNLNLPLPDVNAATNLKVASLSFKEFIVHLVPRSVFEAMANNEILQIVVFSLLFGVAAAALGEKAKLFVEGVEELSHIVLKITGYVMGLAPIAVFAAMAATIATQGLGILVVYGKFIVYFYLSLAVLWLALVLVGFLFLNAGIFRLIGLVKEPFLLAFSTASSEAAYPKTMEQLEKYPVSRKIISFVLPMGYSFNLDGSMMYCTFAALFIAQAYNINLTLGQQITMLLFFMLTSKGMAGVPRASLVVIAATMATFNIPEAGLLLVIGIDQFLDMGRSATNVIGNSLATAVISKWEREEHALEADARRLRPKPA